The DNA window TCGTCACCGGGCTGGTCGGGACCGTGGAGACGCGGATCGGCGACCTCGTGGTGAAGAGCGTCCGGACCACCCCGGAGGCCACCGACCTGCAGGCCATCCTCGCCGCGGGGGTGGAGCGCGGGGTGTCCGCCGTCGTGATGGAGGTGTCCAGCCATGCCCTCGTGATGGGGCGGGCGGACGGGATCCGGTTCGCGGCGGCCGGTTACACGAACTTCGGGCAGGACCACCTCGACTTCCACCCGACGTCCGAGGAGTACTTCGAGGCCAAGGCCCGCCTTTTCGACGGCAGGTCAGCGGTTGAGGTGCTGAATCACGATGATGACGCGGTTATGCGCTTAAATCGTGACGAATCGGTCACGTACTCGGCCAGTGGCGACCAGCGGGCGACCTGGTGGGCCTCCGGCGTCCGGCCGTCCGACTACGGGCAGACCTTCACCGCCCACGGGCCGGACGGGATCACCGTCGAGACCGGCGTGGCGCTCCCCGGCCTGCACAACGTCGCGAACGCGCTGCTCGCGCTCGCCGTCCTGGTCGGCGCCGGCATCGACGCCACGGTGGCCGGCCGGGGCATCGCCGCGTGCAAGGGCGTGCCCGGCCGGCTCGAGCAGGTGGACGCGCCCGGCGAGATCCTCGGCGTGGTCGATTACGCGCACAAGCCGAACGCGATCGTCGCCGCGCTCGCCGCGCTCCGTGAGCTCGCCACCGGCCGTGGCGGCCGGCTGATCTGCGTGATCGGCGCCGGCGGCGACCGGGACAAGGGCAAGCGGCCGCTGATGGGCGACGCCGCGGCGCACGGCGCGGACCTGGTGATCGTCACCGACGACAACCCGCGCACCGAGGACCCGGCCGCGATCCGGGCCGCGGTCCGTCAGGGCGCCGAGCAGGCCGCGGCGCCTGCCAAGGTCATCGAGGTGGACGGCCGGCGCGCGGCGATCGGCGAGGCGGTCCGGCTGGCCTCGGCCGGTGACGTGATCGCCGTCCTGGGCAAGGGCAACGAGCAGGGCCAGGAGGTGAACGGCGAGGTGCTGCCGTTCGACGACCGTATCGAGTTGGCCGCCGCGTTGGGAGAACGTTCATGATCCCTCTGACTCTGGGCGAGATCGCCTCGATCACCGGTGGGACGCTTGTCAACGCCGCACCGGACGTCACGGTGACCGGCGGGGTGGAGTACGACTCCCGCAAGGTGGGACCGGGCGGGCTCTTCGTCGCGTTCGACGGGGAGAAGGTCGACGGGCACTCGTACGCCGGCGGTGTGATCGCCGGCGGCGCGGCGGGCGTGCTCGCCACCAAGGACGTCGGCGTGCCCTCGGTGATCGTCGAGGACCAGCTGGCGGCGCTGGCGGCCCTGGCCGCCCACGTCGTGCGGAACCTCGACAAGCTGGTCGTCGTCGGGCTCACCGGCTCGTCCGGCAAGACGACGACGAAGGACTACATCGGGCAGCTGCTGTCGCGGCTCGGCCCCACGGTGGCCCCGGCCGGCTCGCTCAACAACGAGCTCGGCTTCCCCTACACGGTCCTGCAGGCCACGCCGGAGACCCGGTTCCTGGTCCTGGAGATGGGCGCCCGGGGCATCGGGCACATCCGCTACCTGACCGAGATCGCCCGTCCGAGCATCGGTGTCGTGCTCAACGTGGGCGCGGCGCACATCGGCGAGTTCGGCTCGATCGAGGGCACCGCGCTCGCCAAGGGCGAGCTGGTCGAGGCGCTGCCGGTCGACGGGGTCGCGGTGCTCAACGCCGACGACCCGCTGGTGTCCGCGATGGCGTCCCGGACGTCCGCGCGGGTCGTGCTCACCGGGTCGTCCGCCGCCGACGTGCAGGCGGCCGAGGTGAAGCTGGACGCGAGCGGGCGGGCCTCGTACCTGTTGAAGTGGGGTGGGAGGTCCGGCCACGTCGCGCTCGGCGTCGTCGGGCAGCACCAGGTCGCCAACACCCTCGCCGCCGCCGCCGTGGCCCTCGCCGCCGGCATGGACTTCGACGAGCTCACCACCGCGCTCGGCGAGGTCGGCATCGTCTCCGGCCGGCGCATGGACGTCTTCCAGAACCCGGCCGGCGTGACGGTGATCGACGACTCGTACAACGCCAACCCGTCCTCCACGGCGGCGGCGCTGCGCGCGCTGGCGTCGATGGGTGAGGGCCGGCGCACCACGGCGGTCCTCGGTTACATGGCCGAGCTGGGCGAGCACGAGATCTCCGGGCACGCCGAGGTCGGCCGGCTCGCCGCCGAGCTGAACATCGACCGCCTGATCGTGGTGGCCGAGAACGCCCGCCCCATCCTGGACGGCGCCGCCGCGCTGGCGGACAAGCACCTCGCCGCCGACCAGGCCGAAGCCATCGCCATTCTGAAGCAGGACCTGCGCGCCGACGACGTCGTGCTGGTCAAGGGTTCCCGGTACCGCACATGGGACGTCGCCGACTGGCTGCGCCGTCCCGAGGAGGTTCAGCCCACGTGAGGGCAGTCATCGTCGCGGCCGCGGTCGCCTTTCTCATCTCGCTGTTCGGCACCCCGATTGCGATCCGGATCTTCTCGGCGCTCAAGGCCGGACAGCCGATCCGCACCATCGGCCCGCAGACCCACCTGGGCAAGCGGGGCACCCCCACGATGGGCGGCGTGGCGTTCATCCTCGCCACGGTCTTCGCGTACGTGGCCGGTCACCTGGCGCTGACCACCCTGCCGGACCGGCAGATCGCGCAGGAGAAGCCGACCATGACCGCGCTGGTCCTGCTCGGCCTCTTCGTCTTCTGCGGGGCCGTCGGCTTCCTCGACGACTTCCTGAAGGTCCGGAAGAAGAACTCGGACGGTCTCAGCGCCAAGGGCAAGCTCCTCGGGCAGCTGATCATCGGCACCGGCTTCGGCATCGCGGCGCTCTACTTCAAGAGCACCAACGGCCAGACCGTGGCGAGCGAGAAGATCTCGTTCATCCGGGACGTGAGCTGGCTGGACGTCGGCAAGGTCGGCTCGGTCATGGTCTTCGTCTTCGTCATCATGGCGATGTCGAACGGCGTGAACCTCACCGACGGCCTGGACGGCCTGGCGACCGGCGCGTCGATCCTGGTGCTCGGGGCGTACTCGCTGATCGGCTTCTGGCAGTACCGCCACTGGTGCGGTGACGACGACTACCGCACCACCAGCGCGCTCACCGAGCAGCACTGCTATCAAGTGCGAGATCCGCTGGAGATCGCGATGATCGCGGCAGCCGCCGCGGCGGCATGCGTCGGCTTCCTCTGGTGGAACACCAACCCGGCCCGCATCTTCATGGGCGACACCGGCGCGCTGGCCCTGGGCGGCCTGATCGGCGGCCTCGCGGTCGCCACCCGCACGACGCTGCTGTCGGTCATCATCGGCGGCCTCTTCGTCATCATCACGATGTCGGTGGTCATCCAGATCATCTCGTTCAAGACAACCGGTAAGCGCGTCTTCCGGATGTCACCGCTCCAGCATCACTTCGAGCTGGCGGGCTGGTCCGAGGTCAACATCGTGGTCCGCTTCTGGATCATCGCGGGCATCTGCGCGGCGATCGGCCTGGGCCTGTTCTACAGCGATCACCTCGCGGTCATGGGCTGACCCCTCCTTCGCACCCCGGGCGGCCGGTTGCGCTCCTTCCCGGAGTACGCGCGCCGGCCGCCCTTTCCTTTTCCCCGTCCCGCCTCTTCCCGCACTGACGTCCGTTCCGCCGGCTCACCCCGCCGCCGGCCCCGGACCTGCGTCACCGGGAACCCGCGCACGCGACGGCTCGCCGCCCGCCGGGAGGGCGACGGCGCGCCGGGGCCGGCGGTGGGGAGCGCCGGCGGGAGGGGCCGTCAGGTGTCCGGCGGGGTGGGGACGGGTCGGGGCGGTGGGGTAGGGGCCTTCGGCCGTACCGGATCGGGGTTTGAGGGTGAGAGAGTCGGCGGGCGACACGCCGGGGGGTGAAGGGGTGGTTCGTGGACATCCGGCGATGATGGGGTTATGGCGGACGACCGTATGCAAAAGGACCGCCCGTCGCTGAGCCGGCAGTTGCTGCCCGCGGTGCACGGGCTGCTGGCGCGACCGCTCTCGTCCTACTACCTGCTGATCGCGAGTTCCGGGCTGCTGCTGCTGATCGGGCTCACCATGGTGTTCTCGGCGACGAGCGTGGAGGCCTACGCCAAGAACGGGAACGCGTTCGCGGACATCTCCAGCCAGGCGGTCTACGCGCTGCTCGGGCTCGTCGCGTTCTGGGTGTGCCAGCGGCTGCCGGCGCAGACCCTGCGGACGCTCGGCAAATATGTCATGGGCCTGGCCCTGGTGCTGCTGTCGATTCTCGCGGTGCTGCACGCGATGGCCTCGGCGGGCATCGGCAACGGTTCGGTGGGGCCGATCGAGGCCGACCTGAACTGGCTGTCCCTCGGGCCGGTCAGCCTGCAACCGGGTGAGTTCGCCAAGGTCGGCATGGTGCTCTGGGGCGCCGACGTGATCGCCGGCAAGGGGCCGAAGCTGGCGCACTGGCGTGAGCTGGCGATGCCGCTCTTCCCGGTGGTGGGCCTGCTGTTCGTGCTGGTCGGCTACAACGACCTGGGCACCATGCTGGTGCTGCTCGCGCTGATCGTGGGCCTGCTCTGGGCGGCCGGTGTGCGGATGCGGTTCTTCGCGGCGCTGGGCGTGCTCGGCCTGGCCGGTATCGGACTGCTGATCGCGGCGGCGTCGGGCGGTGCCGGTTCCGGCGCCGCGGGCGCGTCGAACTATCGGTTCGGACGGATCACGAGCTGGCTCACGCCGCTGAGCGAGTGTGACCCGAACGGCGACTGTTACCAGGTCATCCAGGGGCGGTCGGCGATCTTCGAGGGCGGCTGGTTCGGTGTCGGCCTGGGCAAGGGCGCGCTGAAGTGGGGCTGGGTGCCGGAGGCCGAGAACGACTTCATCTTCTCGATCGTGGCCGAGGAGCTCGGCATCGTCGGCTGCACCGTGGTGCTGGCGTTGCTCTCCGTGCTCGCCTACGCCGGTTTCCGGATCGCGCGGCGGTCCAGTGACCCGTTCCGCCGGCTCGCCGCTTCCGCGATCACCACGTGGCTGGTCGCCCAGGCTGTGATCAACATGGGTGGGGTGGTCGGGCTGCTGCCCATCACCGGTCTTCCGCTACCGTTCATCTCCGCAGGTGGCAGCGCCTTGGTGGTGACGATGGCGGCGATCGGCATGCTCGCGTCGTTCGCTCGCGCGGAGCCGGATGCGGCCCGAGCGCTGAACGCCCGTCCGACCCCGAGATGGGTACGACTAGTGTGGGCCCCGCTGCCGCCGCTTCCCCCGCCGCGGCGGTCGGGAACGCCGCGTCCCCCGGCACAGAAGAAGCCGGTTCAGACGAAGCCCGTCGGTAGGGGGATGCGTCTTTAGTCCGTCACAACGGGTGGCGGGTGGGGCGGTCGGAAGGGGAAGGAGACGGTGATGAGCCAGCTGCGGTCGGTCGTGCTCGCCGGAGGAGGCACCGGTGGTCACATCTATCCGCTGCTCGCCTTCGCCGACGCGTTACGACGCCACTTCCCGCAGATCCGGATCACGACGCTGGGCAGCCCGAAGGGCATGGAGAACCAGCTGATCCCGGCAGCCGGGTACGACCTGCGCGTCATCCCGGCGTTCCAGCTGCCCCGGGCGCTCAACCTGGACCTGCTGCGCACGCCGGACCGGATGTACAAGTCGGCCGCCGCGGCCGGTGAGATCATCGACGAGGTGCAGGCCGAGGTGGTGGTCGGCTTCGGTGGCTACGTGTCGGTCCCGGCCTACCTCGCGGCCTGGCGCCGTGAGCTGCCGATCGTGATCCACGAGGTCAACGTGCCGGCGGGTGTCGCGAACCGGATGGGCATGAAGTTCACCAAGCGGGTCGCGGTGGGTTTCCCGCACCAGCTGGAGCAGGCCGAGTCGCTGCGCAACGCCCGGCTCGTCGGCGTGCCGCTGCGCACCGGCATCACCCACATGGACCGGCCGGCGCTGCGCCCGCAGGCCCTGTACCACTTCGGCCTCCGCCCGGACCTGCCGGTGCTCTTCGTCTCCGGCGGCTCGTCCGGGGCGCGGACCATCAACCTGGCGGTCGCCGCGGCGGCGAAACGGCTCGCGCACGCCGGCATCCAGGTGCTGCACGTGCAGGGTGGCCGCAACGACCCGTTCGAGGTGCCGCACGACCTGCCGGTGCCGTACGTCGTGGTGCCGTATCTGTCCGAGATGGAGCTCGGCTATGCGGCCGCGGACCTGATGCTCTGCCGGGGCGGGGCGATCACGGTGGCGGAGACCACGGCGCTCGGCATGCCGGCGATCTACGTGCCGTACCCGTTCAGCAACCAGGAGCAGCGCCGCAACGCGCTGCCCGTGGTGGAGTCCGGCGGCGGCCTGCTGGTGGACAACAGCGAGCTGACCCCGGACTGGATCGAACGCAACATCATCCCCCTGGCCCGGGACCGGCAGCGGCTCGGCCAGATGGGCGCGGCGGCGGCACAGTACGGGCGGCGGGACGGCGACGAGGCGCTGCTGCGCTACGTCCTCGAAGCGGTGAGCTGAGGCTTTTCATGGAGTTCGTCGAGGGAGTGGAACTGTGAACACGGCGGAGCTGACGCCGGCCGGTGAGTTGACCGCCGAGGACCTGGGCAGCGTGCACCTGATCGGCATCGGCGGGGTCGGCATGGCCGGCCTGGCCCGCCTCCTGCTGACCCGGGGCGTTCCGGTCTCCGGCAGCGAGCTGCGGGAGTGGCCGGCCCTGGCGGCGCTGCGGGCGCTCGGCGGCACCGTGCACATGTCGCACGTGGAGTCGAACCTGGACGGCGTCGACACGGTCGTCTACTCGACGGCCATCCCGTACGAGCACATCGAGCTCGCCGAGGCGCGCCGTCGCGGGCTGCGGGTGCTGCACCGTTCCGAGGCGCTCGCGGCGGCCATGACGAACCGGCAGAGCATCGCGATCGCCGGCACCCACGGCAAGACCACCACCACCTCGATCATGACGGTGATCCTGCAGCACACCGGGCAGGACCCGTCCTTCGTGATCGGCGGCGAGATCTCCGCGGCCGGCGCGGCCGGGCACCACGGCACCGGGCCGCACTTCGTGGTCGAGGCCGACGAGAGCGACAAGTCGTTCCTGATCTACCGGCCGCACGTCGCGATCATCACGAACATCGAGGGCGACCACCTCAACAACTGGGGCGACCTGGACTCGCTGAAGGCGGGCTTCCTGGAGTTCGGCTGCCTCGCCGACGGCTTCGTGGTGACCTGCGC is part of the Actinoplanes missouriensis 431 genome and encodes:
- a CDS encoding UDP-N-acetylmuramoyl-L-alanyl-D-glutamate--2,6-diaminopimelate ligase — protein: MNVAPYPLRQLAELLSTEPAGADIDVTGVTHSSGAVRPGDLYAALPGANRHGAEFIPAAVQAGAVAVLTNPAGRQAAADAGLPVLVVDDPRAVLGAVAAAIYGEPSRRLTMIGITGTAGKTSTSYLVEAGLRAAGLVTGLVGTVETRIGDLVVKSVRTTPEATDLQAILAAGVERGVSAVVMEVSSHALVMGRADGIRFAAAGYTNFGQDHLDFHPTSEEYFEAKARLFDGRSAVEVLNHDDDAVMRLNRDESVTYSASGDQRATWWASGVRPSDYGQTFTAHGPDGITVETGVALPGLHNVANALLALAVLVGAGIDATVAGRGIAACKGVPGRLEQVDAPGEILGVVDYAHKPNAIVAALAALRELATGRGGRLICVIGAGGDRDKGKRPLMGDAAAHGADLVIVTDDNPRTEDPAAIRAAVRQGAEQAAAPAKVIEVDGRRAAIGEAVRLASAGDVIAVLGKGNEQGQEVNGEVLPFDDRIELAAALGERS
- a CDS encoding UDP-N-acetylmuramoyl-tripeptide--D-alanyl-D-alanine ligase; the protein is MIPLTLGEIASITGGTLVNAAPDVTVTGGVEYDSRKVGPGGLFVAFDGEKVDGHSYAGGVIAGGAAGVLATKDVGVPSVIVEDQLAALAALAAHVVRNLDKLVVVGLTGSSGKTTTKDYIGQLLSRLGPTVAPAGSLNNELGFPYTVLQATPETRFLVLEMGARGIGHIRYLTEIARPSIGVVLNVGAAHIGEFGSIEGTALAKGELVEALPVDGVAVLNADDPLVSAMASRTSARVVLTGSSAADVQAAEVKLDASGRASYLLKWGGRSGHVALGVVGQHQVANTLAAAAVALAAGMDFDELTTALGEVGIVSGRRMDVFQNPAGVTVIDDSYNANPSSTAAALRALASMGEGRRTTAVLGYMAELGEHEISGHAEVGRLAAELNIDRLIVVAENARPILDGAAALADKHLAADQAEAIAILKQDLRADDVVLVKGSRYRTWDVADWLRRPEEVQPT
- the mraY gene encoding phospho-N-acetylmuramoyl-pentapeptide-transferase; amino-acid sequence: MRAVIVAAAVAFLISLFGTPIAIRIFSALKAGQPIRTIGPQTHLGKRGTPTMGGVAFILATVFAYVAGHLALTTLPDRQIAQEKPTMTALVLLGLFVFCGAVGFLDDFLKVRKKNSDGLSAKGKLLGQLIIGTGFGIAALYFKSTNGQTVASEKISFIRDVSWLDVGKVGSVMVFVFVIMAMSNGVNLTDGLDGLATGASILVLGAYSLIGFWQYRHWCGDDDYRTTSALTEQHCYQVRDPLEIAMIAAAAAAACVGFLWWNTNPARIFMGDTGALALGGLIGGLAVATRTTLLSVIIGGLFVIITMSVVIQIISFKTTGKRVFRMSPLQHHFELAGWSEVNIVVRFWIIAGICAAIGLGLFYSDHLAVMG
- a CDS encoding FtsW/RodA/SpoVE family cell cycle protein — translated: MADDRMQKDRPSLSRQLLPAVHGLLARPLSSYYLLIASSGLLLLIGLTMVFSATSVEAYAKNGNAFADISSQAVYALLGLVAFWVCQRLPAQTLRTLGKYVMGLALVLLSILAVLHAMASAGIGNGSVGPIEADLNWLSLGPVSLQPGEFAKVGMVLWGADVIAGKGPKLAHWRELAMPLFPVVGLLFVLVGYNDLGTMLVLLALIVGLLWAAGVRMRFFAALGVLGLAGIGLLIAAASGGAGSGAAGASNYRFGRITSWLTPLSECDPNGDCYQVIQGRSAIFEGGWFGVGLGKGALKWGWVPEAENDFIFSIVAEELGIVGCTVVLALLSVLAYAGFRIARRSSDPFRRLAASAITTWLVAQAVINMGGVVGLLPITGLPLPFISAGGSALVVTMAAIGMLASFARAEPDAARALNARPTPRWVRLVWAPLPPLPPPRRSGTPRPPAQKKPVQTKPVGRGMRL
- the murG gene encoding undecaprenyldiphospho-muramoylpentapeptide beta-N-acetylglucosaminyltransferase → MSQLRSVVLAGGGTGGHIYPLLAFADALRRHFPQIRITTLGSPKGMENQLIPAAGYDLRVIPAFQLPRALNLDLLRTPDRMYKSAAAAGEIIDEVQAEVVVGFGGYVSVPAYLAAWRRELPIVIHEVNVPAGVANRMGMKFTKRVAVGFPHQLEQAESLRNARLVGVPLRTGITHMDRPALRPQALYHFGLRPDLPVLFVSGGSSGARTINLAVAAAAKRLAHAGIQVLHVQGGRNDPFEVPHDLPVPYVVVPYLSEMELGYAAADLMLCRGGAITVAETTALGMPAIYVPYPFSNQEQRRNALPVVESGGGLLVDNSELTPDWIERNIIPLARDRQRLGQMGAAAAQYGRRDGDEALLRYVLEAVS